The following coding sequences lie in one Arachis hypogaea cultivar Tifrunner chromosome 9, arahy.Tifrunner.gnm2.J5K5, whole genome shotgun sequence genomic window:
- the LOC112710937 gene encoding low-specificity L-threonine aldolase 1 isoform X1, with the protein MLVIVCFYFLPLCNTVIAIEIGHFFFIKIFSKFLDCFSVAEKMVTRTVDLRSDTVTKPTEAMRAAMATAEVDDDVLGYDPTAFRLETEMAKRMGKEAALFVPSGTMGNLISVLTHCDIRGSEVILGDNCHIFIYENGGISTIGGVHPRTVKNNSDGTMDLDLIEAAIRDPSGEIVYPTTRLICLENTHANSGGKCLSAEYTDQVGELAKKHDLKLHIDGARIFNSSVALGVPVDRLVRAADSVSVCLSKGIGAPVGSVIVGSKSFIAKARRLRKTLGGGMRQVGVIAAAALVALQENVGKLESDHKKARLLADGLNEMKGLRVDPVETNIVYVEIEEGLHISAGKIVKNLEERGILVMDASPSRFNSSFNNIQSTDSIFVNCCSMLLREGKVKMATSGRKI; encoded by the exons ATGTTGGTTATAGTGTGTTTCTACTTTCTACCACTATGCAACACCGTTATTGCGATTGAGATTGgccattttttcttcataaagATATTTTCGAAGTTTTTAGATTGTTTTTCAGTTGCAGAGAAAATGGTAACCAGAACAGTGGACCTTAGATCAGACACAGTGACAAAGCCAACTGAAGCAATGAGAGCTGCCATGGCCACTGCTGAAGTCGACGACGATGTGCTCGGCTACGACCCTACCGCATTCCGCTTAGAAACCGAGATGGCGAAGAGAATGGGAAAGGAAGCAGCTCTTTTTGTGCCATCAGGGACAATGGGGAACCTCATATCTGTGCTCACACATTGCGATATTAGGGGAAGTGAGGTAATTCTTGGGGACAATTGCCATATCTTTATCTATGAGAATGGAGGGATTTCAACCATTGGTGGAGTGCATCCGAGGACGGTGAAGAATAATAGTGACGGAACCATGGACCTTGATTTGATTGAGGCTGCTATAAGGGATCCAAGCGGAGAGATAGTGTATCCAACCACTCGGCTTATTTGCTTGGAAAATACTCACGCAAA CTCTGGTGGCAAATGTCTTTCAGCTGAATATACAGATCAAGTTGGAGAGCTTGCTAAGAAGCATGATCTGAAGCTTCACATTGATGGGGCCCGTATTTTTAACTCTTCAGTT GCACTTGGGGTTCCTGTGGATAGGCTTGTCCGAGCAGCTGATTCCGTTTCG GTTTGCCTATCCAAAGGTATAGGTGCACCGGTTGGATCTGTTATTGTTGGATCAAAGAGCTTCATTGCCAAG gctAGACGGCTGCGGAAAACCTTAGGTGGTGGAATGAGGCAGGTCGGTGTCATCGCCGCCGCAGCACTTGTTGCCTTGCAAGAAAATGTTGGAAAGCTGGAAAGTGATCACAAGAAAGCTAGACTTTTAGCTG ATGGATTAAACGAAATGAAAGGACTGAGAGTGGATCCAGTGGAGACTAATATT GTATATGTTGAAATTGAAGAGGGTTTGCACATATCAGCAGGAAAGATAGTCAAGAACTTGGAAGAACGTGGTATCCTTGTGATGGATGCTAGCCCATCAAGGTTTAATTCTTCCTTCAACAACATTCAGTCT
- the LOC112710937 gene encoding low-specificity L-threonine aldolase 1 isoform X2: MLVIVCFYFLPLCNTVIAIEIGHFFFIKIFSKFLDCFSVAEKMVTRTVDLRSDTVTKPTEAMRAAMATAEVDDDVLGYDPTAFRLETEMAKRMGKEAALFVPSGTMGNLISVLTHCDIRGSEVILGDNCHIFIYENGGISTIGGVHPRTVKNNSDGTMDLDLIEAAIRDPSGEIVYPTTRLICLENTHANSGGKCLSAEYTDQVGELAKKHDLKLHIDGARIFNSSVALGVPVDRLVRAADSVSVCLSKGIGAPVGSVIVGSKSFIAKARRLRKTLGGGMRQVGVIAAAALVALQENVGKLESDHKKARLLADGLNEMKGLRVDPVETNIVYVEIEEGLHISAGKIVKNLEERGILVMDASPSRIRIVLHHQISASDVQYALSCFQHAVKGGQSENGN, from the exons ATGTTGGTTATAGTGTGTTTCTACTTTCTACCACTATGCAACACCGTTATTGCGATTGAGATTGgccattttttcttcataaagATATTTTCGAAGTTTTTAGATTGTTTTTCAGTTGCAGAGAAAATGGTAACCAGAACAGTGGACCTTAGATCAGACACAGTGACAAAGCCAACTGAAGCAATGAGAGCTGCCATGGCCACTGCTGAAGTCGACGACGATGTGCTCGGCTACGACCCTACCGCATTCCGCTTAGAAACCGAGATGGCGAAGAGAATGGGAAAGGAAGCAGCTCTTTTTGTGCCATCAGGGACAATGGGGAACCTCATATCTGTGCTCACACATTGCGATATTAGGGGAAGTGAGGTAATTCTTGGGGACAATTGCCATATCTTTATCTATGAGAATGGAGGGATTTCAACCATTGGTGGAGTGCATCCGAGGACGGTGAAGAATAATAGTGACGGAACCATGGACCTTGATTTGATTGAGGCTGCTATAAGGGATCCAAGCGGAGAGATAGTGTATCCAACCACTCGGCTTATTTGCTTGGAAAATACTCACGCAAA CTCTGGTGGCAAATGTCTTTCAGCTGAATATACAGATCAAGTTGGAGAGCTTGCTAAGAAGCATGATCTGAAGCTTCACATTGATGGGGCCCGTATTTTTAACTCTTCAGTT GCACTTGGGGTTCCTGTGGATAGGCTTGTCCGAGCAGCTGATTCCGTTTCG GTTTGCCTATCCAAAGGTATAGGTGCACCGGTTGGATCTGTTATTGTTGGATCAAAGAGCTTCATTGCCAAG gctAGACGGCTGCGGAAAACCTTAGGTGGTGGAATGAGGCAGGTCGGTGTCATCGCCGCCGCAGCACTTGTTGCCTTGCAAGAAAATGTTGGAAAGCTGGAAAGTGATCACAAGAAAGCTAGACTTTTAGCTG ATGGATTAAACGAAATGAAAGGACTGAGAGTGGATCCAGTGGAGACTAATATT GTATATGTTGAAATTGAAGAGGGTTTGCACATATCAGCAGGAAAGATAGTCAAGAACTTGGAAGAACGTGGTATCCTTGTGATGGATGCTAGCCCATCAAG
- the LOC112710937 gene encoding low-specificity L-threonine aldolase 1 isoform X3, translating to MVTRTVDLRSDTVTKPTEAMRAAMATAEVDDDVLGYDPTAFRLETEMAKRMGKEAALFVPSGTMGNLISVLTHCDIRGSEVILGDNCHIFIYENGGISTIGGVHPRTVKNNSDGTMDLDLIEAAIRDPSGEIVYPTTRLICLENTHANSGGKCLSAEYTDQVGELAKKHDLKLHIDGARIFNSSVALGVPVDRLVRAADSVSVCLSKGIGAPVGSVIVGSKSFIAKARRLRKTLGGGMRQVGVIAAAALVALQENVGKLESDHKKARLLADGLNEMKGLRVDPVETNIVYVEIEEGLHISAGKIVKNLEERGILVMDASPSRIRIVLHHQISASDVQYALSCFQHAVKGGQSENGN from the exons ATGGTAACCAGAACAGTGGACCTTAGATCAGACACAGTGACAAAGCCAACTGAAGCAATGAGAGCTGCCATGGCCACTGCTGAAGTCGACGACGATGTGCTCGGCTACGACCCTACCGCATTCCGCTTAGAAACCGAGATGGCGAAGAGAATGGGAAAGGAAGCAGCTCTTTTTGTGCCATCAGGGACAATGGGGAACCTCATATCTGTGCTCACACATTGCGATATTAGGGGAAGTGAGGTAATTCTTGGGGACAATTGCCATATCTTTATCTATGAGAATGGAGGGATTTCAACCATTGGTGGAGTGCATCCGAGGACGGTGAAGAATAATAGTGACGGAACCATGGACCTTGATTTGATTGAGGCTGCTATAAGGGATCCAAGCGGAGAGATAGTGTATCCAACCACTCGGCTTATTTGCTTGGAAAATACTCACGCAAA CTCTGGTGGCAAATGTCTTTCAGCTGAATATACAGATCAAGTTGGAGAGCTTGCTAAGAAGCATGATCTGAAGCTTCACATTGATGGGGCCCGTATTTTTAACTCTTCAGTT GCACTTGGGGTTCCTGTGGATAGGCTTGTCCGAGCAGCTGATTCCGTTTCG GTTTGCCTATCCAAAGGTATAGGTGCACCGGTTGGATCTGTTATTGTTGGATCAAAGAGCTTCATTGCCAAG gctAGACGGCTGCGGAAAACCTTAGGTGGTGGAATGAGGCAGGTCGGTGTCATCGCCGCCGCAGCACTTGTTGCCTTGCAAGAAAATGTTGGAAAGCTGGAAAGTGATCACAAGAAAGCTAGACTTTTAGCTG ATGGATTAAACGAAATGAAAGGACTGAGAGTGGATCCAGTGGAGACTAATATT GTATATGTTGAAATTGAAGAGGGTTTGCACATATCAGCAGGAAAGATAGTCAAGAACTTGGAAGAACGTGGTATCCTTGTGATGGATGCTAGCCCATCAAG
- the LOC112710937 gene encoding low-specificity L-threonine aldolase 1 isoform X4 — protein MVTRTVDLRSDTVTKPTEAMRAAMATAEVDDDVLGYDPTAFRLETEMAKRMGKEAALFVPSGTMGNLISVLTHCDIRGSEVILGDNCHIFIYENGGISTIGGVHPRTVKNNSDGTMDLDLIEAAIRDPSGEIVYPTTRLICLENTHANSGGKCLSAEYTDQVGELAKKHDLKLHIDGARIFNSSVALGVPVDRLVRAADSVSVCLSKGIGAPVGSVIVGSKSFIAKARRLRKTLGGGMRQVGVIAAAALVALQENVGKLESDHKKARLLADGLNEMKGLRVDPVETNIVYVEIEEGLHISAGKIVKNLEERGILVMDASPSRFNSSFNNIQI, from the exons ATGGTAACCAGAACAGTGGACCTTAGATCAGACACAGTGACAAAGCCAACTGAAGCAATGAGAGCTGCCATGGCCACTGCTGAAGTCGACGACGATGTGCTCGGCTACGACCCTACCGCATTCCGCTTAGAAACCGAGATGGCGAAGAGAATGGGAAAGGAAGCAGCTCTTTTTGTGCCATCAGGGACAATGGGGAACCTCATATCTGTGCTCACACATTGCGATATTAGGGGAAGTGAGGTAATTCTTGGGGACAATTGCCATATCTTTATCTATGAGAATGGAGGGATTTCAACCATTGGTGGAGTGCATCCGAGGACGGTGAAGAATAATAGTGACGGAACCATGGACCTTGATTTGATTGAGGCTGCTATAAGGGATCCAAGCGGAGAGATAGTGTATCCAACCACTCGGCTTATTTGCTTGGAAAATACTCACGCAAA CTCTGGTGGCAAATGTCTTTCAGCTGAATATACAGATCAAGTTGGAGAGCTTGCTAAGAAGCATGATCTGAAGCTTCACATTGATGGGGCCCGTATTTTTAACTCTTCAGTT GCACTTGGGGTTCCTGTGGATAGGCTTGTCCGAGCAGCTGATTCCGTTTCG GTTTGCCTATCCAAAGGTATAGGTGCACCGGTTGGATCTGTTATTGTTGGATCAAAGAGCTTCATTGCCAAG gctAGACGGCTGCGGAAAACCTTAGGTGGTGGAATGAGGCAGGTCGGTGTCATCGCCGCCGCAGCACTTGTTGCCTTGCAAGAAAATGTTGGAAAGCTGGAAAGTGATCACAAGAAAGCTAGACTTTTAGCTG ATGGATTAAACGAAATGAAAGGACTGAGAGTGGATCCAGTGGAGACTAATATT GTATATGTTGAAATTGAAGAGGGTTTGCACATATCAGCAGGAAAGATAGTCAAGAACTTGGAAGAACGTGGTATCCTTGTGATGGATGCTAGCCCATCAAGGTTTAATTCTTCCTTCAACAACATTCA